In Phreatobacter stygius, a genomic segment contains:
- the ptsP gene encoding phosphoenolpyruvate--protein phosphotransferase produces the protein MRAAFGGPRLLLRRLREVMAEQVSAQDRLDKIVVLIAANMVAEVCSVYVLRVDGTLELYATQGLKREAVHLTVMRAGEGLVGLVAQTADPLNLSDAQEHPQFSYKPETGEEIFHSFLGVPILRGGNTLGVLVVQNRAHRKYEEDEVEALQTTSMVLAEMIASGELSALAPPGQEPAARRPLRIAGEGLAEGVGLGYVVLHEPRILVKQLIADDPNKEMSRLDEAVEAIRAEIDDMLENEDVARGGEHKDILEAYRMFAHDRGFMRRMKEAIATGITAEAAVERVQSDNRARMMRQTDPYMRERMHDLDDLAMRILRQLTGAKSPTASEDLPENAIVVARHMGPASLLDYDRTRLRGLVLEEGGATSHVAIVARALGIPTVGQAENAASLADPGDAIIIDGATGEIHLRPTSDVETAYAEKVRFRARRQAQYAAIRDKPAVTKDGVEVRLHLNAGLMVDLPFLEETGASGIGLFRTELQFMVANSLPRIAEQLDLYRKVLDAAGDRPVTFRTLDIGGDKVLPYMEVIQEENPALGWRAIRLGLDRPGLLRSQVRAMLRAGAGREVRIMFPMIAAVEEFDEAKAIVERELTHLRRHDHRMPERVQIGAMVEVPALLFQLDELLPRVDFLSVGSNDLVQFMFAVDRGNNRVANRFDVLSPPILRALRSLAQKGHEHGKLVTLCGELASRPLEAMVLAGLGYRSLSLSPAAMGPVKSMLLELDLGRLETLLTRLIDEPKAGVSIREKLRDFVEAEGITF, from the coding sequence ATGCGTGCCGCCTTCGGTGGTCCTCGCCTTTTGCTCCGTCGCCTGCGCGAGGTGATGGCGGAGCAGGTTTCCGCGCAGGACCGCCTCGACAAGATCGTCGTGCTGATCGCGGCCAACATGGTGGCCGAGGTCTGCTCGGTCTATGTGCTGCGCGTCGACGGTACGCTCGAGCTCTATGCAACCCAGGGCCTGAAGCGCGAGGCGGTGCACTTGACCGTCATGCGCGCCGGCGAGGGCCTGGTCGGCCTGGTCGCGCAGACCGCCGACCCGCTCAACCTGTCGGATGCCCAGGAGCATCCGCAGTTCTCCTACAAGCCGGAGACCGGCGAAGAGATTTTCCACTCCTTCCTCGGTGTGCCGATCCTGCGCGGCGGTAACACGCTCGGCGTGCTGGTCGTGCAGAACCGCGCGCATCGCAAATATGAGGAGGACGAGGTCGAGGCGCTGCAGACGACCTCGATGGTGCTGGCCGAGATGATCGCTTCGGGCGAGCTGTCGGCGCTCGCCCCGCCCGGCCAGGAGCCGGCGGCGCGCCGGCCCTTGCGCATTGCCGGCGAAGGCCTCGCCGAGGGCGTCGGCCTCGGCTACGTCGTGCTGCATGAGCCGCGCATCCTGGTGAAGCAGCTGATCGCCGACGATCCGAACAAGGAAATGTCGCGGCTGGATGAAGCGGTCGAGGCGATCCGCGCCGAGATCGACGACATGCTCGAAAACGAGGATGTCGCGCGCGGCGGCGAGCACAAGGACATTCTCGAGGCCTACCGGATGTTCGCCCATGATCGCGGCTTCATGCGGCGCATGAAGGAGGCGATCGCCACCGGTATCACCGCGGAGGCGGCGGTCGAACGCGTCCAGTCCGACAATCGCGCCCGGATGATGCGCCAGACCGATCCCTATATGCGCGAGCGCATGCACGATCTGGACGATCTGGCGATGCGCATCCTGCGCCAGCTGACCGGCGCCAAGAGCCCGACGGCGAGCGAGGATCTGCCGGAAAACGCCATCGTGGTGGCGCGCCACATGGGCCCGGCCTCGCTGCTCGACTATGACCGCACGCGGCTGCGCGGCCTGGTGCTGGAAGAGGGCGGCGCCACCAGCCACGTGGCGATCGTCGCCCGCGCGCTCGGCATTCCCACCGTCGGCCAGGCCGAGAATGCCGCCAGCCTCGCCGATCCGGGCGATGCCATCATCATCGACGGCGCGACCGGCGAGATCCATCTCAGGCCGACCAGCGATGTCGAGACCGCCTATGCCGAGAAAGTGCGCTTCCGCGCCCGCCGGCAGGCGCAATATGCGGCGATCCGCGACAAGCCGGCGGTGACCAAGGACGGTGTCGAGGTCCGGCTCCATCTCAATGCCGGCCTGATGGTCGACCTGCCGTTCCTGGAAGAGACCGGTGCTTCCGGCATTGGGCTGTTTCGCACCGAACTGCAGTTCATGGTGGCCAATTCGCTGCCGCGCATCGCCGAGCAGCTCGACCTCTATCGCAAGGTGCTGGATGCCGCCGGCGATCGGCCGGTGACGTTCCGTACCCTCGATATCGGCGGCGACAAGGTGCTGCCCTATATGGAGGTGATCCAGGAGGAGAACCCGGCGCTCGGCTGGCGGGCGATCCGGCTCGGCCTCGACCGTCCAGGCCTGCTGCGCAGCCAGGTGCGCGCCATGCTGCGCGCCGGCGCCGGCCGCGAGGTGCGCATCATGTTCCCGATGATCGCCGCGGTCGAGGAGTTCGACGAGGCCAAGGCGATCGTCGAGCGCGAGCTGACCCATTTGCGCCGGCACGACCACCGCATGCCCGAACGGGTCCAGATCGGCGCGATGGTCGAAGTGCCGGCGCTGTTGTTCCAGCTGGACGAATTGCTGCCCAGGGTCGATTTCCTGTCGGTCGGCTCGAATGATCTCGTGCAGTTCATGTTCGCCGTCGATCGCGGCAACAACCGGGTGGCCAATCGTTTCGACGTGTTGTCGCCGCCGATCCTGCGCGCCCTGCGCTCGCTCGCCCAGAAAGGCCATGAACACGGCAAGCTGGTGACGCTGTGCGGCGAGCTCGCCTCGCGCCCGCTGGAAGCCATGGTGCTGGCGGGGCTCGGCTATCGTTCGCTGTCGCTGTCGCCGGCGGCCATGGGTCCGGTCAAGTCCATGCTGCTCGAGCTCGATCTCGGCCGGCTCGAAACGCTTCTGACCCGTCTCATCGACGAACCGAAGGCAGGGGTCTCGATTCGCGAGAAACTGCGTGATTTCGTCGAGGCCGAGGGCATAACGTTCTGA
- a CDS encoding dienelactone hydrolase family protein yields the protein MLRLASIVRVAGFAAMAALAAGPDGAAASGAETLAVPFIIAKPAGDGPFPAVVILHDCSGLGPASSGAPWRWSSELTRRGYVTIWPDSFSTRGFPNGTCLEPDQAAAAPDVRVGDAYAALAHLRGLAFVDGSRIAVMGGSHGGSSTLASIVSTPANSARAAPGFAAAIALYPGCGRRYGEWGVARGREPGSPITGYRGLFRPLAPLLILTGELDDWTPAEPCRQLAERAKAEGLPVDIEIYPGAHHSFDSAAPIRHNANRVNFNAPGGRGATIGGNREAWAAARERVAEFLTRHLGRPNR from the coding sequence ATGCTGAGACTGGCATCGATCGTTCGCGTGGCCGGCTTCGCGGCGATGGCCGCCCTTGCAGCCGGGCCTGACGGGGCGGCGGCATCCGGTGCCGAGACGCTCGCCGTTCCCTTCATCATCGCCAAGCCTGCCGGCGATGGGCCGTTTCCGGCGGTGGTCATCCTGCATGACTGCTCCGGCCTCGGTCCGGCCTCGTCGGGCGCGCCCTGGCGCTGGTCGAGCGAGCTGACCCGTCGGGGTTATGTGACGATCTGGCCGGACAGCTTTTCCACCCGGGGATTTCCCAACGGCACCTGCCTCGAGCCGGATCAGGCCGCGGCGGCGCCGGATGTCCGGGTCGGGGATGCCTATGCGGCTCTCGCCCATCTGCGCGGGCTCGCCTTTGTCGACGGATCGCGGATCGCGGTCATGGGCGGCTCGCATGGCGGCTCGTCGACGCTTGCCAGCATCGTTTCGACGCCGGCCAACAGCGCGCGGGCAGCGCCGGGTTTCGCTGCGGCGATCGCGCTCTATCCAGGTTGCGGCCGGCGTTATGGCGAATGGGGCGTCGCGCGCGGCCGCGAGCCGGGCAGTCCGATCACCGGCTATCGCGGCCTGTTCAGGCCGCTGGCACCGCTCTTGATCCTGACCGGCGAGCTCGACGACTGGACACCGGCCGAACCGTGCCGGCAACTGGCCGAACGGGCCAAGGCCGAGGGTCTGCCCGTCGATATCGAGATCTATCCGGGCGCCCATCATTCCTTCGACAGCGCGGCGCCGATCCGGCACAACGCCAACCGGGTGAATTTTAATGCGCCCGGTGGGCGCGGCGCGACGATCGGCGGGAATCGCGAGGCCTGGGCGGCTGCGCGCGAGCGCGTCGCGGAATTTCTCACCCGCCATCTTGGCCGCCCGAACCGCTGA
- a CDS encoding aspartate kinase: MSRLVMKFGGTSVATVDRIKNVARHVKREVEAGYQVAVVVSAMSGKTNELVAWCKEAAPFHDQAEYDAVVASGEQVTAGLLAVVLNSMGLKARSWQGWQIPILTDDAHSVARIADIPSANLDAAFADGQVAVISGFQGVHQATGRITTLGRGGSDTSAVAIAAAIHAERCDIYTDVDGVYTTDPRVVPKAKRLDKVGFEEMLEMASLGSKVLQVRSVELSMIHGVRTYVRSSFDDPDNPQTGTLICDEEEIVEKQVVTGIAFSKDEAQVSIRAVADKPGVAAAIFGPLADANINVDMIVQNVSSDGATTDITFTCPGADLERAQRVLMDARPTVGFKALETASDVVKVSCIGVGMRSHAGVAAKAFKALAEKGINIRAITTSEIKFSVLIDAAYTELAARTLHSLYGLDKAG; encoded by the coding sequence ATGTCTCGCCTCGTCATGAAGTTCGGCGGAACCTCCGTCGCCACCGTCGACCGGATCAAGAACGTCGCCCGCCACGTCAAACGGGAGGTCGAGGCCGGCTATCAGGTGGCGGTGGTGGTGTCCGCCATGTCGGGCAAGACCAATGAGCTGGTTGCCTGGTGCAAGGAGGCAGCACCCTTCCACGACCAGGCCGAATATGACGCGGTGGTCGCCTCCGGCGAACAGGTCACCGCCGGTCTGCTGGCGGTGGTGCTCAATTCCATGGGCCTGAAGGCGCGTTCCTGGCAGGGTTGGCAAATCCCGATCCTGACCGACGACGCCCATTCGGTCGCCCGCATCGCCGATATTCCCTCGGCCAATCTGGATGCGGCTTTCGCCGATGGCCAGGTGGCGGTCATTTCAGGTTTCCAGGGCGTCCATCAGGCGACCGGCCGGATCACCACGCTCGGGCGGGGCGGCTCGGACACTTCCGCCGTGGCGATCGCCGCCGCGATCCACGCCGAACGCTGCGACATCTATACCGATGTCGACGGCGTCTATACCACCGACCCGCGCGTCGTGCCGAAGGCCAAGCGCCTTGATAAGGTCGGGTTCGAGGAGATGCTGGAAATGGCGTCGCTCGGCTCGAAGGTCCTGCAGGTCCGCTCGGTCGAACTTTCAATGATTCATGGGGTGCGAACCTATGTCCGTTCGTCGTTCGACGATCCGGACAACCCGCAAACCGGCACTCTCATCTGCGACGAGGAGGAAATCGTGGAAAAGCAGGTCGTCACCGGCATCGCCTTCTCCAAGGACGAGGCGCAGGTGAGCATCCGCGCGGTCGCCGACAAGCCGGGTGTGGCGGCGGCGATCTTCGGGCCGCTGGCCGATGCCAATATCAATGTCGACATGATCGTCCAGAACGTCTCGTCCGACGGGGCGACCACCGACATCACCTTCACTTGCCCGGGCGCCGATCTGGAGCGCGCCCAGCGCGTGCTGATGGATGCCCGGCCGACGGTCGGCTTCAAGGCGCTGGAGACGGCCTCCGACGTGGTCAAGGTGTCGTGTATCGGGGTCGGCATGCGCAGCCACGCCGGCGTCGCCGCCAAGGCGTTCAAGGCGCTGGCCGAGAAGGGGATCAATATCCGCGCGATCACCACCTCGGAAATCAAATTCTCGGTGCTGATCGACGCCGCCTATACCGAATTGGCGGCGCGTACGCTGCATTCGCTCTACGGCCTCGACAAAGCCGGGTGA
- the ubiG gene encoding bifunctional 2-polyprenyl-6-hydroxyphenol methylase/3-demethylubiquinol 3-O-methyltransferase UbiG, whose protein sequence is MTAATLDQAEVEKFSKLAAEWWNPNGKMAVLHKFNPVRLRYVRDLAAAAFGRDPRALRALEGLRILDIGCGGGLISEPLARMGAQVVGADPARANVETARIHAAQSGVPVDYRCTTAEELAAAGDAFDVVLAMEVVEHVADVELFTTTCCAMVKPGGLLVMATINRTMASFGLAIVGAEYVLGWLPRGTHDWNKFVTPDELEGAIDRGGMTIFDRKGVWYNLLHSRWEETSDLKVNYMVAARRPG, encoded by the coding sequence ATGACGGCAGCAACCCTCGACCAGGCCGAAGTGGAGAAGTTCTCCAAACTCGCCGCCGAATGGTGGAACCCTAACGGCAAGATGGCCGTGCTGCACAAGTTCAATCCGGTGCGGCTGCGTTATGTCAGGGATCTCGCGGCCGCCGCCTTCGGCCGCGACCCGCGGGCGCTGCGCGCGCTGGAGGGGTTGCGGATCCTCGATATCGGCTGCGGCGGCGGCCTCATTTCGGAACCGCTGGCCCGGATGGGCGCCCAGGTGGTCGGCGCCGACCCGGCCCGCGCCAATGTCGAGACCGCCCGCATCCATGCCGCCCAGTCGGGCGTGCCGGTCGACTATCGCTGCACCACGGCCGAGGAACTCGCCGCCGCCGGCGATGCCTTCGATGTCGTGCTGGCCATGGAAGTGGTCGAGCATGTCGCCGATGTCGAGCTGTTCACCACCACCTGCTGCGCCATGGTCAAGCCCGGCGGCCTCCTGGTCATGGCAACCATCAACCGCACCATGGCAAGCTTCGGTCTGGCCATTGTCGGCGCCGAATATGTGCTCGGCTGGCTGCCGCGCGGCACCCATGACTGGAACAAATTCGTCACGCCGGACGAACTCGAGGGCGCCATCGACAGGGGCGGCATGACCATCTTCGACCGCAAGGGCGTCTGGTACAATCTGCTGCACAGCCGCTGGGAAGAAACATCCGACCTCAAGGTCAACTACATGGTGGCGGCGCGCAGGCCCGGCTGA
- a CDS encoding cold-shock protein, protein MSMTGIVKFFNTEKGYGFIKPDDGGKDIFVHISAVQRSGLATLAEGQKLEYELEPDKRGKGPKAVNLAVRA, encoded by the coding sequence ATGTCGATGACGGGGATCGTCAAATTCTTCAACACTGAGAAGGGCTACGGCTTCATCAAGCCGGACGACGGAGGCAAGGACATCTTCGTCCACATCTCGGCCGTCCAGCGCTCCGGGCTCGCCACTCTGGCCGAAGGCCAGAAGCTGGAATACGAGCTCGAACCCGACAAGCGCGGCAAGGGACCCAAGGCGGTCAATCTCGCTGTTCGTGCTTGA
- a CDS encoding ubiquinone biosynthesis hydroxylase gives MPSRADIVIAGGGLTGLSLGVALKHALGRDFSVVMADPALAAAPVDDGRASAFAAAARRLFEVVGVWDEIAPQAQPFLDMVVTDSRTLDVVRPVFLTFDGDVGPGEPFAHMAPNAVVARALWQRAQALGIVFQAVGVETFRAGPGAVTIGFMNGGTITASLLAACDGGRSRLRDQAGIRTVGWDYGQSGIVCTVAHEYDHGGRAEEHFLPAGPFAILPMTGRRSSIVWTEEAARAERLCALPKVLFQDELESRFGLKLGAIDLVDQPKSYPLGLKVARDFVAERLALVGDAAHVIHPIAGQGINMGLRDVAALAECIADAARLGLDPGGPDMLARYQRWRRFDTVLMGATTDGLNRLFSNGSDPLRFVRDLGLGLVDRMPALKRFFIRQAAGLTGDVPRLLKGEAL, from the coding sequence CTGCCTTCGCGAGCCGACATCGTCATCGCCGGCGGCGGCCTCACCGGCCTGTCGCTGGGCGTCGCCTTGAAACATGCGCTCGGCCGCGACTTCTCCGTCGTGATGGCCGACCCGGCCCTGGCCGCCGCGCCTGTCGATGACGGCCGCGCCTCGGCCTTTGCCGCGGCCGCCCGCCGGCTGTTCGAGGTGGTCGGCGTCTGGGACGAGATCGCCCCGCAAGCGCAACCGTTCCTCGACATGGTGGTGACCGACAGCCGGACGCTCGATGTCGTCCGCCCGGTCTTCCTGACTTTCGACGGCGATGTCGGCCCGGGCGAGCCCTTCGCCCATATGGCGCCGAACGCCGTGGTCGCCCGCGCCTTGTGGCAACGCGCCCAGGCGCTGGGCATCGTCTTCCAGGCGGTCGGCGTCGAGACCTTCCGGGCCGGGCCCGGCGCCGTGACCATTGGCTTCATGAATGGCGGCACCATCACCGCGTCGCTGCTGGCGGCCTGCGACGGCGGCCGGTCGCGGCTGCGCGACCAGGCCGGCATCCGCACGGTCGGCTGGGACTATGGCCAGTCCGGCATCGTCTGCACGGTGGCGCACGAATATGACCACGGCGGCCGGGCCGAGGAACATTTCCTGCCGGCCGGGCCGTTCGCCATCCTGCCGATGACCGGCCGGCGCTCGTCCATCGTCTGGACCGAGGAGGCGGCCCGTGCCGAGCGGCTTTGCGCCTTGCCGAAAGTGCTGTTCCAGGACGAGCTGGAAAGCCGCTTCGGCCTGAAGCTTGGTGCGATCGACCTGGTCGACCAGCCGAAATCCTATCCGCTCGGCCTGAAGGTGGCGCGCGACTTCGTGGCCGAACGGCTGGCGCTGGTCGGCGATGCCGCCCATGTCATTCACCCGATCGCCGGCCAGGGCATCAATATGGGCTTGCGCGACGTCGCGGCGCTGGCCGAATGCATTGCCGATGCCGCGCGCCTCGGCCTCGATCCAGGCGGCCCCGATATGCTGGCGCGTTACCAGCGCTGGCGCCGTTTCGACACCGTGCTGATGGGGGCGACCACCGACGGCCTCAACCGGCTGTTCTCCAACGGCTCGGATCCGCTGCGTTTCGTGCGCGATCTGGGGCTTGGCCTGGTCGACCGCATGCCGGCGCTGAAACGTTTCTTCATTCGCCAGGCCGCCGGCCTGACCGGCGACGTGCCGCGCCTGCTCAAGGGCGAAGCGCTCTAG
- a CDS encoding lactonase family protein, with amino-acid sequence MKRSLIGLALTLLVSTGAWAQGNFIIIANDEKTFFEANGTRNAAPGKDSVSIVDISQPLAPRIVASLPLMNSVFGPPTNLQITPDGRLGLVANPVVMNQDGANWRAAPDDKLHVIDLTATPPRLVETITVGRQPSGMAISRKGDLALVANRNGKSVSVLSISGTTVRQIAEIPMEDEVAAVAITPDGRRAFVAKNAAHKIAVLTIDGTTVTYDKAQDIVVGYGVYNVEVTPDGRYAFAANTGIGGDGHSDTISVIDARANPPRVVDNVNVGDGPEGFAIAPNGRHAVAVLLKGSAAVHSAWSYTRNGSLRLIRIGPNGRLTALNEVPAGALPEGIAFSPDSRHVFIGNYVDRNLQVYRINGDRLVDTGVKLALPGQPASIRGRP; translated from the coding sequence ATGAAAAGAAGCTTGATCGGCCTGGCGCTGACGCTGCTGGTTTCGACCGGCGCCTGGGCGCAGGGCAATTTCATCATCATTGCCAATGACGAAAAGACATTTTTCGAAGCCAACGGTACGCGCAACGCCGCCCCCGGCAAGGACAGCGTCTCGATCGTCGACATCAGCCAGCCGCTGGCGCCGCGCATCGTCGCCAGCCTGCCGCTGATGAATTCGGTGTTCGGCCCGCCGACCAACCTGCAGATCACCCCCGACGGCCGGTTGGGCCTGGTCGCCAATCCCGTGGTGATGAACCAGGACGGGGCCAACTGGCGCGCCGCGCCGGACGACAAGCTGCACGTCATCGACCTGACCGCCACCCCGCCGCGGCTGGTCGAGACCATTACGGTCGGCCGCCAGCCATCCGGCATGGCGATTTCCCGGAAGGGCGACCTTGCCCTGGTTGCCAACCGCAACGGCAAAAGCGTCTCGGTCCTGTCCATTTCCGGCACCACCGTGCGCCAGATCGCCGAAATTCCCATGGAGGACGAAGTCGCGGCGGTTGCCATCACGCCGGACGGCCGGCGCGCCTTCGTTGCCAAGAATGCCGCCCACAAGATCGCCGTGCTCACCATCGACGGCACCACGGTGACCTATGACAAGGCCCAGGACATCGTGGTCGGCTACGGCGTCTACAATGTCGAGGTGACGCCCGACGGCCGCTATGCGTTCGCCGCCAATACCGGCATCGGCGGTGACGGCCATTCCGACACGATCAGCGTGATCGACGCCAGGGCCAATCCGCCGCGGGTGGTCGACAACGTCAATGTCGGCGACGGGCCGGAAGGTTTCGCCATCGCGCCGAACGGCCGCCACGCCGTCGCTGTCCTGCTCAAGGGTTCGGCCGCGGTCCATTCGGCCTGGTCCTACACGCGCAACGGCTCGCTCCGGCTGATCCGCATCGGACCGAACGGCCGGCTGACGGCGCTCAACGAAGTGCCGGCCGGCGCATTGCCCGAAGGCATCGCCTTCAGTCCGGACAGCCGGCATGTCTTCATCGGCAATTATGTCGACCGCAACCTGCAGGTCTATCGGATCAACGGCGACCGGCTGGTCGACACCGGCGTGAAACTGGCGCTGCCGGGACAGCCGGCCTCGATCCGCGGCCGGCCCTGA
- a CDS encoding gamma-glutamylcyclotransferase yields MTSENGDLWVFGYGSLMWRPGFDFVERVPGRLIGLHRALCVYSHVHRGTPERPGLVLGLDRGGACRGMTFRVAAKNRAATIQYLREREQVTSVYLEVERVVTLSTSGEPRVRAVTYIADRGHSQYAGRLSLEQQLHIVRQGHGHSGANRDYVKNTVAAIEEQGFRDAGLHWLASHL; encoded by the coding sequence ATGACCAGCGAAAACGGCGATCTTTGGGTCTTCGGCTACGGTTCGCTCATGTGGCGGCCGGGATTCGACTTTGTCGAGCGGGTCCCCGGCCGGCTGATCGGGCTGCACCGCGCCCTCTGCGTCTATTCCCATGTCCACCGCGGTACGCCGGAACGGCCGGGCCTGGTGCTCGGGCTCGACCGGGGCGGCGCCTGCCGCGGCATGACCTTCCGCGTCGCCGCCAAGAACCGCGCCGCGACGATTCAATATCTGCGCGAGCGCGAGCAGGTGACCTCGGTCTATCTGGAGGTCGAGCGGGTCGTGACATTAAGCACATCGGGCGAGCCGCGGGTGCGGGCGGTGACCTACATTGCCGATCGCGGCCATAGCCAATATGCCGGCCGCCTGAGCCTCGAGCAGCAGTTGCACATCGTCCGCCAGGGCCACGGCCATTCCGGTGCCAATCGCGACTATGTCAAGAATACCGTCGCGGCGATCGAAGAGCAGGGCTTTCGCGACGCGGGCCTGCACTGGCTCGCGTCGCATCTCTAA
- a CDS encoding DUF2125 domain-containing protein produces MPRLRTFILPFGALALAAAGWTAVWHWGSNRAEALIERVLASEAANGRVIQCAERTRGGYPFRLEINCTKPVVELRDESRPVRTIRLERLLVVSQIWSPGHVIAEWTGPMTTSIEGDPTVYSANWRLAQTSAQLAVGGYDNSSAVIDAFELSRDGTVLLRAARGELHTRPNQADPVSLDVVTRLQGATLGDAVRAPVDAEIQLTARKLLRSPNRPQPLPPRQWQAAGGSVDLVMFRVAQGDAVGIAKGNLRLTNDGKPDGQIELRVANLESAVQANGLGGTLGAVVAGLNFTSRATDVEGKPGRLINLRASEGRLQVGPIRIGLPSLLP; encoded by the coding sequence ATGCCTCGTTTGCGCACGTTCATCCTTCCCTTCGGCGCGCTCGCGCTGGCCGCCGCCGGCTGGACGGCGGTCTGGCACTGGGGCTCGAATCGCGCCGAGGCGCTGATCGAGCGCGTGCTGGCGAGCGAGGCCGCCAACGGCCGGGTGATTCAATGCGCCGAGCGCACCCGCGGCGGCTATCCGTTCCGCCTGGAGATCAACTGCACCAAGCCGGTGGTCGAATTGCGCGACGAGAGCCGGCCGGTCCGGACCATCCGGCTGGAGCGCCTGCTGGTCGTCTCGCAGATCTGGAGCCCCGGCCATGTCATTGCCGAATGGACCGGCCCGATGACGACGAGCATCGAGGGCGACCCAACCGTCTACAGCGCCAACTGGCGCCTGGCCCAGACCTCCGCCCAACTGGCCGTTGGTGGTTACGACAATTCGAGCGCGGTGATCGACGCCTTCGAATTGTCGCGCGACGGCACCGTGCTGCTGCGCGCCGCCCGCGGTGAATTGCACACACGCCCGAACCAGGCCGACCCGGTCAGCCTGGATGTCGTCACCCGTCTGCAGGGCGCAACGCTCGGCGACGCGGTCCGGGCGCCTGTCGATGCCGAGATCCAGCTGACCGCCCGCAAGCTGCTGCGCAGCCCGAACCGGCCGCAGCCGCTGCCACCGCGCCAGTGGCAAGCCGCCGGCGGCTCGGTCGACCTGGTGATGTTTCGGGTCGCCCAGGGCGACGCGGTCGGCATCGCCAAGGGCAATCTCCGGCTGACCAATGACGGCAAGCCGGACGGCCAGATCGAATTGCGTGTCGCCAATCTGGAAAGTGCGGTGCAGGCCAACGGCCTCGGCGGCACGCTCGGCGCGGTGGTTGCCGGGCTCAATTTCACCAGCCGGGCGACCGATGTCGAAGGCAAGCCTGGCCGGTTGATCAATTTGCGCGCGAGCGAAGGCCGGCTGCAGGTCGGCCCGATCCGCATTGGCCTTCCCTCGCTCCTGCCTTGA
- a CDS encoding GntR family transcriptional regulator gives MNDGQPIPPSPRRRHPAKATRSEALQMRLAEAIVTGRLAPGSALDEVQIATEYAVSRTPVREALRQLSSSGLVEIRPHRGAVVAKPDMGQLHDMFVVMAELEALCAALSAVAMTPSERMALDTLHRSMAGLVHQGDLGAYSVANVEFHVAIYRGSHNSYLAELASATRRRLAPFRRAQFEGRDRLAKSHHEHDAVVQAIQRGDSERAGSAMRNHIGLAARAWEVLSNEARPRF, from the coding sequence ATGAACGACGGCCAGCCGATACCGCCGAGCCCTCGCCGCCGCCATCCGGCCAAGGCGACACGCTCGGAGGCATTGCAGATGCGGCTCGCCGAGGCGATCGTCACCGGGCGGCTTGCCCCCGGGTCCGCCCTCGACGAGGTTCAGATCGCCACCGAATATGCCGTCTCCCGGACCCCGGTGCGCGAGGCGCTGCGTCAGCTCTCCTCGTCCGGCCTGGTCGAGATCAGGCCGCATCGCGGCGCGGTGGTGGCCAAGCCCGACATGGGCCAGCTCCACGACATGTTTGTCGTGATGGCCGAGCTCGAAGCGCTGTGCGCCGCGCTTTCGGCCGTGGCCATGACGCCGTCCGAGCGGATGGCGCTCGACACGCTGCACCGCTCCATGGCCGGCCTCGTCCACCAGGGCGATCTTGGCGCCTACAGCGTCGCCAATGTCGAATTCCACGTCGCGATCTATCGCGGCTCGCACAATAGCTATCTCGCCGAACTCGCCTCGGCGACCCGCCGGCGGCTCGCGCCGTTCCGCCGGGCTCAGTTCGAGGGGCGCGACCGGCTCGCCAAGTCGCATCACGAACATGATGCGGTGGTGCAGGCGATCCAGCGCGGCGACAGCGAGAGAGCCGGCAGCGCCATGCGCAACCATATCGGTTTGGCGGCACGTGCCTGGGAAGTGCTGTCGAATGAGGCGCGTCCCAGATTCTAG